DNA from Flavobacteriales bacterium:
TGAGCTTCGAGATCTGCGCGAAGAGCGCCTTCCGCACCGCGGTGCCGAAGTGCAAGCCGGTGCTGCTGGAGCCCATCATGAAGATCGAGGTGGTGACGCCCGAGGAGAACATGGGCGACATCGTGGGCGACCTGAACCGCCGTCGGGGCACCATCCAGGGCATGGAGGACCGTGCCGGTGCCAAGGCCATCAAAGGCCAGGTGCCCCTGAGCGAGATGTTCGGCTACGTGACGAGCCTCCGCACCATGAGCTCCGGCCGTGCCAGCAGCACCATGGAATTCAGCCATTACGAGCAAGCCCCCAACAACGTCACCGAGGCCGTGCTGGCCAAGGTGCGCGGCAAAGTGTCAGCCTAATCCGCGAACCGAGATGACCCAGAAGATCCGGATCAAGCTCAAGTCGTATGACCACAACCTGGTCGACAAGAGCGCCGAGAAGATCGTGAAGACGGTGAAGACCACCGGCGCCGTGGTGAGCGGTCCCATCCCCCTGCCCACCCACAAGCGCATGTTCACCGTGCTGCGGAGCCCGCACGTCAACAAGAAGGCGCGCGAGCAGTTCCAGCTGTGCAGCTACAAGCGCATGATGGACATCTACAGCAGCAGCAGCAAGACCATCGATGCGCTGATGAAGCTGGAGCTCCCCAGCGGCGTGGAGGTGGAGATCAAAGTCTGACCGATAGCACCACAGAGCCATGAGCGGATTGATCGGCAAGAAGATCGGGATGACCAGCCTGTACGACACGGACGGCAGCCTTGTGGCATGCACCGTGATCGAGGCGGCCCCCAACGTGGTCAGCCACGTGAAGACCCTGGAGAAGGACGGTTACCAGGCCGTGCAGCTCTCCGCGGGCGAGCGCCGTGCGAAGAGCACGCCCGCTGCGGCCATGGGCCACTACAAGAAGGCCAGCACCACCCCCAAGGTGATGGCCCACGAGTTCAAGGAGTTCGAGAGCGAGCTGAAGCTGGGCGACACCATCGGCGTTGACCTCTTCGAGGAGGGCAGCTTCGTGACGGTGACCGGCAACAGCAAGGGCAAGGGCTTCCAGGGCGTGGTGAAGCGCCACGGCTTCAGCGGCGTGGGCGAAGCCACCCACGGCCAGCATGACCGCAGCCGTGCTCCCGGTTCGCTGGGCGGCAGCTCGTATCCCAGCCGCGTGTTCAAAGGCATGCGCATGGCGGGCCGCACCGGCGGGAACAAGGTGACCACCGAGAACCTGAAGGTGGTGAAAGTGGACGCATCCAAGAACCTGTTGCTGCTGCGCGGTACCGTCCCCGGTCCTAAGGGCAGCTTCGTGATCATCTGGAAGTAAGATGGAACTCGAAATCTACGGCAAGGACGGCAAGTCCACCGGCAAGAAAGCCAAGCTGAGCGACGCGGTGTTCGCGATCGAGCAGCCCAACGACCACGCCATCTGGCTGGACGTGAAGCAGCATCTCGCCAACAAGCGCCAAGGCACCGCCAAGACGCTGGAGAAGAGCGAGGTGAGCGGCAGCACCAAGAAGCTGCACCGGCAGAAGGGCACGGGCGGCAGCCGCAAGGGCTCCATCAAGAGCCCGCTCTTCCCCGGCGGAGCACGCGTGTTCGGCCCCCAGCCGCGCGACTACCACTTCAAGCTGAACAAGAAGGTGAAGGACCTGGCCCGCCGCAGCGCCCTCACCTACAAGGCCAAGGACGGTGCCATCAAGGTGCTGGACAGCGCTGCCATGGGCGCCCCGAAGACCAAGGAACTGGCTGCGATGCTCAAGGCCTTCGAGCTCGGCACGCGCAAGGCCGTGGTGGTGGTGCCCGCCAAGGATGATAACCTGCTGCTCAGCAGCCGCAACCTCCAGCGCGCCCGCGTGGTGGTGGCCAGCGAGCTCAGCACCTACGACATCATGAACGCCAACGGCCTGCTCATCGCCAAGGACGCGATCGCACCGCTGGAGGCCATCCTCACCAAGTAAGCCATGAGCCAGATCATCATCCGACCGATCGTCACCGAGAAGATGACGGCCCAGGGCGAGAAGGAGAACCGCTACGGCTTCGTCGTCGCCCGCACCAGCAACAAGGTGCAGATCAAGCAGGCCGTCGAGAAGGAGTACAACGTCACCGTCACCGGCGTGCGCACCATGATCTCGCACGGCAAGCGCCGCACGCGCTACACGAAGAGCCTCATCCTTCGCGGCCGCACCCCGGCCACGAAGAAGGCCATCGTCACCGTGAAGGCCGGAGACACCATCGACCTCTACAGCAGCATCTAAGCCATGGGTATCCGCAAGCTCAATCCCGTCACCGCCGGCACCCGCCACCGGGTGATCACCGACTTCGAGGGCGTGACGACCAACGTGCCGGAGAAGTCCCTGACCAGCGGTCGCAACAAGTCCGGCGGCCGCAACAATCAGGGCAAGATGACCATGCGCTACATCGGCGGCGGTCATAAGCAGCGCTACCGCGTGGTCGACCTGAAGCGCGACAAGCACGGCATCCCTGCGGTGGTGAAGACCATCGAGTACGACCCGAACCGCAGCGCGCGCATCGCCCTGTTGAGCTACGCCGATGGCGAGAAGCGCTACATCCTGGCGCCGAACGGCCTGCAGGTGGGCCAGACGCTGGTGAGCGGCCGCAGCGGCGTGGCGCCCGAGGTGGGCAACACGCTCCCGCTGAGCGAGATCCCGCTGGGCACGGTGGTGCACAACATCGAGCTCCAGCCCGGCAAGGGCGGCGCCATCGCCCGCAGCGCGGGCACCTTCGCCCAGCTGAGCGCCCGGGAGGGCAAGTATGCCACGCTGAAGATGCCCAGCGGCGAGCTGCGCATGGTGCTGGTGGCCTGCCTGGCCACGGTGGGCACCGTGGGCAATGCCGAGCACATGCTGCAGAAGAGCGGCAAGGCCGGCCGCAGCCGCTGGCAGGGCCGCCGCCCACGCACCCGTGCGGTGGCCATGAACCCGGTGGACCATCCCATGGGCGGCGGCGAAGGCCGCGCCTCCGGCGGCCACCCGCGCAGCCGGAAGGGCCTGTTGGCGAAGGGCAAGAAGACCCGCGCGCCGAAGAACCGCAGCAACCGCTTCATCCTCGAACGCATCAACGCCAAGAAGGGCGCCTGATCCCCCCGATAGCCAATGAGCCGTTCACTCAAGAAACCGCCGTTCGTCCACTACAAGCTGAGCAAGCGCGTGGGCGAGGCACAGTCCTCGGGCAAGAAGAACGTGATCAAGACCTGGTCGCGTGCCAGCACCATCACCCCCGAGTTCGTGGGCCTCACCATCGCGGTGCACAACGGCAACAAGTTCATCCCGGTGTACGTGACCGAGAACATGGTGGGCCACAAGCTGGGCGAATTCGCCCCCACCCGCACCTTCCGCGGCCACTCCGGTAACAAGAGCAACTGAGCAAGCCCATGGGAGCCCGTAAGAAACTAGCAGCGGACAAGCGCAAGGAGGTCATGAAGACCGTGGCCATCGCGCACCTGCGCAATGTGCCCACCTCGCCGCGCCGCATGCGCCAGGTGGCGGACCTGATCCGTGGCCAGCAGGTGGACAAGGCGCTGGGCATCCTGCGCTTCAGCACCCGCCACAGCAGCCGCGACCTGGAGAAGCTGCTGATGAGCGCCATCGCGAACTGGGAGGCCAAGAACGAGGGCCGCAAGGCCGACGAGGCCGGCCTGGTGGTGAAGAGCGTGCAGGTGAACGAGGCCCGCGGCCTCAAGCGCATGCTGCCCGCGCCGCAGGGCCGTGCCTACCGCATGAAGAAGCGCAGCAACCACGTGAGCCTCATCGTCGACAGCACCCAGGCCTAAGCCGAGAACAACGCACTATGGGACAGAAAGCACATCCGATCGGAACGCGCCTCGGCTTCATCAAGGGCTGGGACAGCAACTGGTACGGCGGGAACGACTACACCGAGAAACTGGTGGAGGACGAGAAGATCCGCCAGTACCTCATGGCGCGCCTGAAGAAGGCCAGCGTGAGCAAGATCGTCATCGAGCGCACGCTGAAGCTCGTTACCGTCACCATCAATACGGCACGTCCGGGGGTGATCATCGGCAAGGGCGGCGCCGAGGTGGACAAGCTGCGCGAGGAGCTCAAGAAGCTCACGGGCAAGGACGTCCAGATCAACATCTTCGAGATCAAGCGCCCCGAGCTCGACGCCCGCCTGGTGGCCGACAGCATCGCCCGCCAGCTCGAGGGCCGCATCAGCTTCCGCCGCGCCATGAAGATGGCCGTGGCCAGCACCATGCGCATGGGCGCCGAGGGCATCAAGCTCACCGTTGCAGGACGCCTCAACGGGGCGGAGATCGCCCGAACCGAGAGCTACCGTGAGGGCCGTGTGCCCCTGCACACCCTGCGCGCCGATATCGACTTCGCGATCACCGAGGCGCACACCAAGATGGGCCGCATCGGGGTGAAGTGCTGGATCATGCGCGGCGAGGTTTACGGCAAGCGCGACCTGAGCCCCAACGTGGGCCAGCCCAAAGGCGGCCCGGCAGGTCCCCGCATGGGCGGCGACCGTCCGGAGCGCCGCGAGCGCCGCGGGCCCGGTGCCGGTGAGCGCCGTGGTGGAGGAGGAGAGCGCCGTGGCGGGGATCGCCGTGGCGGAAACAACCGTAACAGCTAAGAGCCATGTTGCAACCGAAGCGCAGCAAGCGCCGCAATATGCACAAGGGCCGCATGAAGGGCACGGCCCAGCGCGGCCACCGTGTCACCCTCGGATCCTTCGGCCTCAAGGCCATGGAGAGCGTTTGGCTCACCAGCCGCCAGATCGAGGCCGCCCGTGTGGCGCTCACCCGCCATATGAAGCGTGAAGGCCAGGTGTGGATCAAGGTGTTCCCCGATAAGCCCGTGACCAGCAAGCCCGCCGAGGTGCGAATGGGCAAGGGCAAAGGCTCGCTCGACCACTGGGTGGCGGTGTGCCATGCGGGCCGCATCATCTTCGAGGTGGACGGCGTGCCGATGGGCACCGCGCAGGAGGCCCTGCGCCTGGCGGCCCAGAAACTGCCCATCCCCACCAAGTTCGTGGTGCGCGAGGATTACGACGGCCAATAAGCGAGAGCCATGAAGAAGAAAGGACTGGAACTGAATGACCTCACCGTGCAGGAACTGCAGGACAAGCTGCAGGAGGAGCGCAGCGGATTGACCAAGCTGCGGTTCAACCACACCGTGAGCCCCATCGAGAACCCGATGCAGCTGCGCTCCAAGCGCAAGGAGGTGGCCCGCATCCTCACCGAGCTCCGCAAGCGCGAGCTCGCCAATACCGCCGGCAAATGAGCACCGAGACGAGCACCACCGACCGCAACCTGCGCAAGGAGCGCATCGGCGTGGTCACCAGCGACAAGATGAGCAAGAGCATCACCGTCACCGTTGAGCGGCGCGTGATGCACAAGAAGTACGGGAAGTTCGTGAAGCTCTCCAGCAAGTTCATGGCGCACGACGAGAAGGGCGAGGCGCATGTGGGCGACACGGTGCGCATCATGGAGACTCGCCCGGTGAGCAAGCTCAAGCGCTGGCGCCTGGTGGAGATCATCGAACGAGCCAAGTAATCCAAGCACAGCCATGATCCAACAGGAATCCCGGCTCAATGTGGCCGACAACAGCGGCGCCAAGGAGGTGCTGTGCATCCGGGTGCTCGGCGGCAGCGGCCGTCGCTACGCCCGCATCGGGGACACCATCGTGGTGAGCATCAAGGACGCCATGCCAAACGGGCAGGCCAAGAAGGGCACCGTGCACAAGGCGGTGGTGGTGCGCACCAGGAAGGAGACCCGCCGCAAGGACGGCAGCTACATCCGCTTCGACGACAACGCCGTGGTGATCCTCGACGCCGCCGGCGAGATGAAGGGCACCCGCATCTTCGGCCCCGTGGCGAAGGAGCTGCGCGAGAAGAAGTTCATGAAGATCATCTCCCTGGCCCCCGAAGTACTGTAAGCCATGCAGAAGAAGACGCACATCAAGAAGGGCGACATGGTGAAGGTGCTCGCCGGCGAGGACCGCTCCAAGCAGGGGCGCGTGCTCGAGGTGGACCGTGACCGCATGGTCGCCATCGTCGAGGGCCTCAACATCAACAAGAAGCACAGCAAGCCCACCACGGCCAACCCCCAGGGCGGCATCGTGGAGAAGGAGGGCCCCATCCACATCAGCAACCTCATGCTGATCGATGCCAAGACGGGTGAACCGGGCCGCGTAGGCCGCCGGCTCGCCAAGGAGGGCAAGCTGGAGCGCTACGTCAAGACCAAGAAATCCAAGGCCTAAGCCATGAGCTACGTTCCCAGGCTCCGCGCCAAATACACCGAAGAGGTGGCCCCCAAGCTCCAGAAGGAGTTCGGGTACAAGAGCCCCATGCAGGTGCCCCGCATCGTCAAGATCAGCCTCAACCAGGGCCTTGGCAGCGCCGTGGGCGACAAGAAGGTGGTGGAGAACGCCGTGGCCGAGATGACCACCATCGCGGGCCAGAAGGCGGTTGCCACCACCTCCAAGAAGGACATCAGCAACTTCAAGCTGCGGAAGGGCATGCCCATTGGCGCGCGCGTGACGCTGCGCGGCGATCGGATGTACGAGTTCCTGGATCGCCTGATCGCAGTGAGCCTGCCCCGTACGCGCGACTTCCGCGGAGTGAAGCCCGGAGGCTTCGACGGCCGTGGCAACTTCACCTTCGGGGTGAAGGAGCAGATCATCTTCCCGGAGATCGACATCGATAAGGTGACGAAGATCCAGGGGATGGACATCACCTTCGTGACCACCGCCAAGACCGATGAGGAGGCCAAGAGCCTGCTCACCGCCTTCGGCTTCCCCTTCGCAGACAAGAAATAACACAAGAGACCATGGCCAAGGAATCCATGAAGGCCCGCGAGCGCAAGCGCGCCAAGATGGTGGAGAAGTTCGCCGCCAAGCGCGCTGCCCTGAAGAAGGCCGGCGAGTGGGAGAAGCTGCAGCAGCTGCCCGCGAACGGCAGCAAGGTGCGCATGCACAACCGCTGCCAGATCAGCGGCCGTCCCCGGGGCTACATGCGCCTGTTCGGCATCTCCCGCAACATGTTCCGCCAGATGGCGCTGGAGGGCAAGATCCCCGG
Protein-coding regions in this window:
- the rpsJ gene encoding 30S ribosomal protein S10, which produces MTQKIRIKLKSYDHNLVDKSAEKIVKTVKTTGAVVSGPIPLPTHKRMFTVLRSPHVNKKAREQFQLCSYKRMMDIYSSSSKTIDALMKLELPSGVEVEIKV
- the rplC gene encoding 50S ribosomal protein L3, encoding MSGLIGKKIGMTSLYDTDGSLVACTVIEAAPNVVSHVKTLEKDGYQAVQLSAGERRAKSTPAAAMGHYKKASTTPKVMAHEFKEFESELKLGDTIGVDLFEEGSFVTVTGNSKGKGFQGVVKRHGFSGVGEATHGQHDRSRAPGSLGGSSYPSRVFKGMRMAGRTGGNKVTTENLKVVKVDASKNLLLLRGTVPGPKGSFVIIWK
- the rplD gene encoding 50S ribosomal protein L4, with protein sequence MELEIYGKDGKSTGKKAKLSDAVFAIEQPNDHAIWLDVKQHLANKRQGTAKTLEKSEVSGSTKKLHRQKGTGGSRKGSIKSPLFPGGARVFGPQPRDYHFKLNKKVKDLARRSALTYKAKDGAIKVLDSAAMGAPKTKELAAMLKAFELGTRKAVVVVPAKDDNLLLSSRNLQRARVVVASELSTYDIMNANGLLIAKDAIAPLEAILTK
- the rplW gene encoding 50S ribosomal protein L23; protein product: MSQIIIRPIVTEKMTAQGEKENRYGFVVARTSNKVQIKQAVEKEYNVTVTGVRTMISHGKRRTRYTKSLILRGRTPATKKAIVTVKAGDTIDLYSSI
- the rplB gene encoding 50S ribosomal protein L2, coding for MGIRKLNPVTAGTRHRVITDFEGVTTNVPEKSLTSGRNKSGGRNNQGKMTMRYIGGGHKQRYRVVDLKRDKHGIPAVVKTIEYDPNRSARIALLSYADGEKRYILAPNGLQVGQTLVSGRSGVAPEVGNTLPLSEIPLGTVVHNIELQPGKGGAIARSAGTFAQLSAREGKYATLKMPSGELRMVLVACLATVGTVGNAEHMLQKSGKAGRSRWQGRRPRTRAVAMNPVDHPMGGGEGRASGGHPRSRKGLLAKGKKTRAPKNRSNRFILERINAKKGA
- the rpsS gene encoding 30S ribosomal protein S19, which encodes MSRSLKKPPFVHYKLSKRVGEAQSSGKKNVIKTWSRASTITPEFVGLTIAVHNGNKFIPVYVTENMVGHKLGEFAPTRTFRGHSGNKSN
- the rplV gene encoding 50S ribosomal protein L22, which codes for MGARKKLAADKRKEVMKTVAIAHLRNVPTSPRRMRQVADLIRGQQVDKALGILRFSTRHSSRDLEKLLMSAIANWEAKNEGRKADEAGLVVKSVQVNEARGLKRMLPAPQGRAYRMKKRSNHVSLIVDSTQA
- the rpsC gene encoding 30S ribosomal protein S3 — encoded protein: MGQKAHPIGTRLGFIKGWDSNWYGGNDYTEKLVEDEKIRQYLMARLKKASVSKIVIERTLKLVTVTINTARPGVIIGKGGAEVDKLREELKKLTGKDVQINIFEIKRPELDARLVADSIARQLEGRISFRRAMKMAVASTMRMGAEGIKLTVAGRLNGAEIARTESYREGRVPLHTLRADIDFAITEAHTKMGRIGVKCWIMRGEVYGKRDLSPNVGQPKGGPAGPRMGGDRPERRERRGPGAGERRGGGGERRGGDRRGGNNRNS
- the rplP gene encoding 50S ribosomal protein L16; the encoded protein is MLQPKRSKRRNMHKGRMKGTAQRGHRVTLGSFGLKAMESVWLTSRQIEAARVALTRHMKREGQVWIKVFPDKPVTSKPAEVRMGKGKGSLDHWVAVCHAGRIIFEVDGVPMGTAQEALRLAAQKLPIPTKFVVREDYDGQ
- the rpmC gene encoding 50S ribosomal protein L29, whose product is MKKKGLELNDLTVQELQDKLQEERSGLTKLRFNHTVSPIENPMQLRSKRKEVARILTELRKRELANTAGK
- the rpsQ gene encoding 30S ribosomal protein S17, which translates into the protein MSTETSTTDRNLRKERIGVVTSDKMSKSITVTVERRVMHKKYGKFVKLSSKFMAHDEKGEAHVGDTVRIMETRPVSKLKRWRLVEIIERAK
- the rplN gene encoding 50S ribosomal protein L14, whose protein sequence is MIQQESRLNVADNSGAKEVLCIRVLGGSGRRYARIGDTIVVSIKDAMPNGQAKKGTVHKAVVVRTRKETRRKDGSYIRFDDNAVVILDAAGEMKGTRIFGPVAKELREKKFMKIISLAPEVL
- the rplX gene encoding 50S ribosomal protein L24 codes for the protein MQKKTHIKKGDMVKVLAGEDRSKQGRVLEVDRDRMVAIVEGLNINKKHSKPTTANPQGGIVEKEGPIHISNLMLIDAKTGEPGRVGRRLAKEGKLERYVKTKKSKA
- the rplE gene encoding 50S ribosomal protein L5 — translated: MSYVPRLRAKYTEEVAPKLQKEFGYKSPMQVPRIVKISLNQGLGSAVGDKKVVENAVAEMTTIAGQKAVATTSKKDISNFKLRKGMPIGARVTLRGDRMYEFLDRLIAVSLPRTRDFRGVKPGGFDGRGNFTFGVKEQIIFPEIDIDKVTKIQGMDITFVTTAKTDEEAKSLLTAFGFPFADKK
- the rpsN gene encoding 30S ribosomal protein S14, whose product is MAKESMKARERKRAKMVEKFAAKRAALKKAGEWEKLQQLPANGSKVRMHNRCQISGRPRGYMRLFGISRNMFRQMALEGKIPGVTKGSW